The genome window AGCGTTGTTTCCAGCATGTCGAGGCCGGCTTGGTTGGCAAATGTGAACACAGGAGCAGCCTAAATGCATTGTTGGACAATTTTCATCAGGGCCAGGCCGCACGGTGTAATGTTACGAATCGACAACATAAGCAACCACATTACTGACCTTGAGGGAACAGCACATGATGGAATCTGAGTGTTGCCACAATGCTTTCAAGGAAGAATCCGTGCATTGGGTTTCTGTGCGAAGCAGTTCAGCTCCAGTGTGGAACCTGAAAATTCCAATGCAACCAAATTAATATGTTGCACAATCAAACAAAGCAATACGATTTACAGTGCATAGATACACCAGCTAATGCTGTCACCTGTTTAAATGTTCTGAAGAATtggtaaaggaaaaggagagtTTCACCTGTAGCTCCTGCCAATCCACCTTGCAAGTGTTTGCGCCTCAGGAGATCCTGGAGTTTGCTTCGCTTCAAGCTGCCCACCAAGTCGGGAAGGAGATATTGCCATGGCCACTCGCTGCACTGATGCCACCACAGTTCTGACATATTGCCTGGCCATTGCTGCAACGCTTTCTCGAAGGTGATTTTCATATGAGAACTGGAAAGCAATGGTCAAGACTGATCTTGTGTTGCAGGTGCCGGAGGCATCACTGGACGCATTTGTAGCCCCACCAGATCCAACCTCAAGAGTAGATGCTAGATCAAGTGTACGTGTGCCTGACGGTGGATCCTGCAGTTCATTGTTACCAAGCCATCGTTAGTTTAGGAAATCACAAAGACTAACGCTACAACTACAAAACTGTTGTACTAACCGTCTTGGCATCCAGTGGTATGACACGGAAGCCTGAGGGTAGCAGTGGTGCATCATCAGCAAAAGATTCATCAATGGGTGCAAAGACAAGCTGTGCACATGCACCAGCTGCATTTTCATCGACGCCACTGCACAACTGTCAAAGAACATACAGTGTTGTGAGGCCAATACAACAATATAAATATAAAGAACACAACAATCTAATGGTGTCTGAATACTGACCTGGAGAAGATACATATCTCGTGATAGAACAACTTCATCGTGGTAGAGACTGTGTCCCTCAAGCCTAATAACCTCCAAGAACTGCAATTGAAAAGTCAGTTTGATGAGTAAAGTTCAGTCACTCATTAGTACGAGGAAATTATAATAATTGAAAATAACTAGAAATTACCTCTTCATGCTCCAAGGTGTGTGCAAGCGGCAGTATGACCTGGCTGCCCATAAACCCACTAGCTCGCAGGCCAGGAACTGCATATGGACTAGCCCTCAGAGCAGCAGCAGAATAAGCATCAACACCAGAATCAGCCCATTCAGAGCGATGTTCCCTCAGAAATCGCACTAGTAGAGCAGGTGGTACGTTCTACATTATGAAAACAAGATCAAACACCTTAGTTAGAATAATATCAACAATGTCTCATTATGCTTAGCAAAAATACATGGATAATGAGTAAGAACCTGTAGCAGCATTGACGCCTTTGCACATAAGATGCCACCTCCAATCGCAGAAAACAGCTGGGAGGAGCTGTCATGAGATTCAACAAGTTTGTTTGGAGAGGAGTTGATAGCAATGGTAACATCCTCCGCACCGTCACTGCTCATCAGCGACCAACCGTCATCCGGAAACCCATTGACAGCATCATTGAAGCCTCTGAAAATTACGTGGAAGACGTTAGACATGGCACATGTATGGGTCCTTTTAGTAAATTACAATGGTATGAATGGTAAATGAGAATACAACAACATTTCTACAAACCTGCTCAGCCTTTGACTAAATGTTCTCAAAACCGCTGGCTGGCGGCCCCCTCCGTAGGGCATTTCCCCACTTGATTCATACGCAATTTGCCTAATGTGACGCAGTGCCTGTACAATAGGAATTCATTAGCACGAAAAGAAAAACCGAATTCTTAATACCAACGAAATCTTGAGAAAACACAATTGAAAATATACAGCAATCGTCATCTTCTGCGCCAGAATCTTTGGAGATTCATAAAGTGGTCTGAGGACCTCAGGTACACTCCAAGCCTACAAGATGATAAGACTCATAAGATACATGCACAAAGTATTCAAGTCTAGAAAGCAGATGGAAGTCTCCAAATTGGACAGGAAAATATTGGTGCCACTTACATCCAAATCAACATGATCCACAATGTGAATCATAGAGCCACCTCCCTCACACGGTCGAATTAAATAACCACTAGGAAGCACCTCGGCTCTGACGAAATTTGGAGTGTTGGGTCCTGATGGGCCTCCAGTAGATTGAGTCAATGACCTCTCACAGATCTACAGAGCAAGGCAGCGAACAACAGTTACCAACTCTGAGCACAAACAATATCCAGAGAAAGCTATCAACAAGAATTAATATACAGAACTGCTATTTTTCAAGTGCTTGAAAACAACTTATTTTTCAATCACCATCCTATGCCCTTAGATCAGCATCCAGCCAACTCAAGTCAAGGGGTTGGATGTTGATTCAAGAGCCTAAGATGGTCTTTAATATTGGCATATAACATTGCAACACTGCAATATGAAGTCAAAAGAAAGCTGTTTAATCCTTTGAACTGGGCCAACAGCAATGGACAGGAAGACCAGCATAAATGAGAACACCATAGCAGGCAAAGAAAAGAAGCATTACCACAAGACTGCCATCTTCAAGACCACTAGTGTAACGGAGCGTCCAAAAGTCACGTGGTGCCGCCAAAGTTGTCGGTGCATAAGTCTAAAGAATGGGATGGAAGTAACAATCATGTTACAGGTAACACATAAGACAGTGTTCAAGTAAATCTCAAGACTAATTATAACTTGTAAGACGATGCATACCTGCATGTAGATAAGCTCAATAGTTCCACCATTACCTGTAGGGATAACATGGAGCACCTCCACACACCGGCAGTCACGGTACCAAGAGGGGCGATCCTTAAGGATCTCTGCAACCTGTGGAGTAGTCAATTAGGACATGTCTGCTGAATGGAAACATAAAGCTATATGATGATGAAGCATGAACAAAAACACACCTTTGTGGGCTCAAGGCTCACAAGGCCACAAGCTCGTGCTGCTATGCCACTACAATTGTGGGAAACAGCAATGATTCCAATGGAATCCGGACCAGGCTGTAAAGGAATTCACACTTTAAGTCATTAGCCAAAACAGAATTCAAATAACCAACACATGGCACAATTCTTTCTTTTTGCCCCCAACAAGTTCATTACCTTCATCCCAACCATTTGCACCCAATCGACAGCAGTTCCCGTCGCCTTGGACAGGAACTCTGCCAAGGTCTCCTCA of Phragmites australis chromosome 3, lpPhrAust1.1, whole genome shotgun sequence contains these proteins:
- the LOC133912934 gene encoding homeobox-leucine zipper protein HOX32 translates to MAAAMVAVGKDRSSPGGGGAPQVDTGKYVRYTPEQVEALERVYSECPKPSSLRRQQIIRECPILSNIEPKQIKVWFQNRRCREKQRKEASRLQTVNRKLTAMNKLLMEENDRLQKQVSRLVYENGYVRQQLHNPSVATTDTSCESVVTSGQHHQQQNPAAPRPQRDANNPAGLLAVAEETLAEFLSKATGTAVDWVQMVGMKPGPDSIGIIAVSHNCSGIAARACGLVSLEPTKVAEILKDRPSWYRDCRCVEVLHVIPTGNGGTIELIYMQTYAPTTLAAPRDFWTLRYTSGLEDGSLVICERSLTQSTGGPSGPNTPNFVRAEVLPSGYLIRPCEGGGSMIHIVDHVDLDAWSVPEVLRPLYESPKILAQKMTIAALRHIRQIAYESSGEMPYGGGRQPAVLRTFSQRLSRGFNDAVNGFPDDGWSLMSSDGAEDVTIAINSSPNKLVESHDSSSQLFSAIGGGILCAKASMLLQNVPPALLVRFLREHRSEWADSGVDAYSAAALRASPYAVPGLRASGFMGSQVILPLAHTLEHEEFLEVIRLEGHSLYHDEVVLSRDMYLLQLCSGVDENAAGACAQLVFAPIDESFADDAPLLPSGFRVIPLDAKTDPPSGTRTLDLASTLEVGSGGATNASSDASGTCNTRSVLTIAFQFSYENHLRESVAAMARQYVRTVVASVQRVAMAISPSRLGGQLEAKQTPGSPEAQTLARWIGRSYRFHTGAELLRTETQCTDSSLKALWQHSDSIMCCSLKAAPVFTFANQAGLDMLETTLIALQDISLEKILDDDGRKALCAEYPKIMQQGFAYLSGGVCVSSMGRPVSYEQAVAWKVLGNDDTPHCLAFMFVNWSFV